A genomic region of Pelodiscus sinensis isolate JC-2024 chromosome 1, ASM4963464v1, whole genome shotgun sequence contains the following coding sequences:
- the WNT2 gene encoding protein Wnt-2 isoform X2 — translation MGEIFQYSVSGKESKKPLGSRESAFVYAISSAGVVFAITRACSQGELKSCSCDSKKKGSAKDNRGQFDWGGCSDNVDYGVKFARAFVDAKERKGKDARALMNIHNNRAGRKAVKRFLKHECKCHGVSGSCTLRTCWLAMGDFRKTGDYLWRKYNGAIQVVMNQDGTGFTVANKRFKKPTNNDLVYFESSPDYCIRDWDVGSLGTAGRICNQTSRGMDSCEVMCCGRGYDTSRISRMTKCECKFHWCCAVRCQDCLEVVDVHTCKAPKNAAWITRT, via the exons GTAGCCGGGAGTCTGCTTTTGTGTATGCCATCTCTTCTGCTGGAGTTGTATTTGCTATCACAAGGGCATGTAGTCAAGGGGAATTAAAATCATGCTCCTGCGATTCTAAGAAGAAAGGGTCTGCCAAGGACAACAGAGGCCAATTTGATTGGGGTGGTTGCAGTGACAATGTTGActatggtgtcaaatttgcaagaGCATTTGTGGATgccaaagaaaggaaaggaaaagatgcCAGAGCACTAATGAATATTCACAACAACAGAGCGGGAAGGAAG gctgTAAAGCGATTTTTGAAACACGAGTGCAAATGTCATGGTGTGAGTGGATCATGTACTCTGAGAACCTGCTGGCTGGCCATGGGAGATTTTAGGAAAACAGGAGATTATCTGTGGAGGAAATACAATGGAGCAATTCAGGTGGTCATGAATCAAGACGGCACTGGTTTCACCGTGGCTAACAAGAGATTTAAGAAGCCCACCAACAATGATCTGGTATACTTTGAGAGCTCACCAGACTACTGTATCAGAGACTGGGATGTAG GCTCCCTTGGGACAGCTGGCCGGATTTGTAACCAAACCTCCCGTGGTATGGACAGCTGTGAGGTGATGTGCTGTGGGAGAGGCTACGACACGTCACGGATCAGCCGGATGACAAAATGCGAATGTAAATTCCACTGGTGCTGTGCTGTGCGCTGTCAAGACTGCCTGGAGGTGGTGGACGTACACACATGCAAAGCACCGAAAAATGCTGCATGGATCACTCGAACATGA